The following nucleotide sequence is from uncultured Roseateles sp..
GCATCAACGAGGGCTTCGACCTGATGAAGAGCGGCGAGTCGATACGGTCCGTGGTGATGTTTTGAGCGCCTTGCCCTTCGAAGCGCCCGAGCTGCTGAGCGAGCACGCCTGCTTCGGCGGCGTGCAGCGCTTCTACCGCCATCACTCGCGCGAGATCGGCCTGCCCATGCGCTTCGGCCTGTTCCTGCCGCCGCAGGCGCTGGAGCTGGGCGCCAAGCCGGGGCCGCTGCTGGTCTTTCTGGCCGGCCTGACCTGCAACGAGGAGACCTTTGCCATCAAGGCCGGGGCCCAGGCGCTGGCCGCCGAGCTGGGCCTGGCCCTGTTGACGCCCGACACCAGCCCGCGTGGCGCGAATCTGGCCGGCGAGGCCGAGAGCTGGGACTTCGGCGTGGGCGCCGGCTTCTATCTGGATGCCACCGCCGAGCCCTGGTCGCGGCACTGGCGCATGGAGAGCTATCTGCTGCGCGAGCTGCTGCCGCAAGTTCAAGGCGAGTTCGGGTTGGACGCGCGCCGCACCGGCATCTTTGGCCATTCGATGGGCGGCCATGGCGCACTGACCCTGGCGCTGCGCCATCCGGGTGTGTTCGCCTCGCTGTCGGCCTTCGCGCCCATCGCCGCGCCCATGCAATGCCCCTGGGGCCAGAAGGCGTTCATGGGCTATCTGGGCCAGGACCGCTGCAGCTGGTCACGGCATGACGCCAGCGAGCTGATGCGCAACCAGAACCGCGCGCCCTATCCGGGCGGCATCCTGATACATCAGGGCCTGGCCGACAAATTCCTGGCCGAGCAGTTGCACCCGGAGCGGTTCGAGTCGGCCTGCGCGGCGGTGGATCAGCCCTTGCTGCTGCGGCGCGTGGCGGGCTACGACCACGGCTACTACTTCATCGCCAGTTTCATGGCCCAGCATCTGCGGCATCACGCCGAGCAGCTGAACCAGGCGCCTGGCTGAGCCCGCGCACAAGGTCCGGAAGGAGCTTGTGGCTGGCGAAGGCCCAGCGGCGATACAAGCCGCCGGGCTGAGGGCCGCAGCCGGCGTCAGCGCTTCTTCGCGGGCGACTTCTTGCCGGCCCGCGGCTTGGCCACGGGCGGCGCCGGCTCATCCTTTTTGTAGTCCCCCAGCGTGCTCTTGACCGGGCAGACGGCGAAGATCGGGCACTTCTTGCAGCCCACGGCAAGGGCGATCGGGCAAAGCACCATGGCTGTCTCCTGGATGGCTGGCGGTCGGCCCAGCATACAGGCACTCGGCTCAGTAGTGCGGCGGCAGTTCGTCCCTCAAGCTGCGCGCGGTCGGCCCGTCGCCCGGCGCGCCTTGCTGGCCCAGCCGGGCAATCTCGCGCATCAGCAGGTCGATCTGCTGCTGCTGGCGCACGATGATCTGGTTCAGCTGGTCCAGCAGGTCTTCGCTGAAGCTGGCCTTGATCTCCAGCTCGGTCAGGCGTTTTTCGATGTCTTGGCTCGCGTTCATGGCGCTATTGGACGCCAAATCGGGATCAGTTCCGGATCAAGTGATTTTCACGCTCAGATTGGGCAGGCCGTCGATATGGCAGTCGATCACGTCGCCGCGCACCACCGGGCCGACGTTCTCCGGCGTGCCCGAGTAGATGATGTCGCCCGGCATCAGCTCGAAGGCCTCGGACAGCTTGGCGATCTGCTCGGCCACGTTCCAGATCATCTGCTTCAGATCTGCGTTCTGCTTGAGCTGGCCATTGACCTTGAGCCAGATCGCGCCGGCGCTGAAGTGGCCGGTCTGTTCGAGGCGATGCAAGGGGCCGATCGGTGCCGAGCGGTCGAAGCTCTTGCCGATTTCCCAGGGCTTCTTCTCATCGCCCATCGCCCGCTGCAGATCGCGGCGCGTCATGTCCAGGCCCAGGGCATAGCCGTAGACGCAGGCCAGCGCCTCGGCCGCCGGGATGTTGCGCCCGCCCCTGTGCAGAGCCGCCACCAGCTCGACCTCGTAGTGGTAGTTCTTGGTCAGCGGCGGATAGGGATGGTCGGCCACCGTGCCGGGCGCCACGTTCTGGATCGCATCGGTGGGTTTCTGGAAGAAGAAGGGCGGCTCGCGCGTCGGATCCGACCCCATCTCTCGGGCGTGGGCGGCGTAGTTGCGGCCTATGCAGTAGATCCGCCGCACCGGGAACACCAGCTCGCTGCCGGCGATCGGAATGGTGGTGCCGGGCACGTTGAAGGGGGTCTTGGCCGCCGAGCTGGCCTGGCCGGGCAGCGCGCAGCCGGCCAGGGCGCCCAGGCCCAGGGTCGCACTGGTTTCGAGCAATGAACGTCGATCCACGGTTTGTCTCCGTCTGGCTGGTGGTGCGATTGATTGTGCGCGCCGCCTCGGCCCGAGGCCAGCGCGGCGCGCGCACAGCGCACCGGCGCCTGCTGTGGTTTTGATCACGACAGCAGCGCAGGCGCGTCGGTCACAATCGAAGGGATGAGGTGTTTGGCCCCGAATTTCCCTGAGCCCGCCAGGTATCGCCCGGCCCTGGCCCGCTTGGTGCGGGCCGTGCCCGTGCTGCTGGCCTTGTTGCTGCCGCTGCCCGACGTGCAGGCTGCACGCCCGGCCGTGGCCGAGCCTGCGCAGCAACGCTGGTCGGCGCTGACCGAGCTGAGTTTTCGCCATCTGCGCCAGGAGCAGGGCCTGCCCAACGAAATCGCCACGGCCGTGACCGAGGACGGCGACGGCTTTCTGTGGGTGGGCACCCTGGGCGGCCTGGCGCGTTGGGACGGCTATCGCTTCAAGGTCTTCAAGGTCGATGGTCGCAACCCCGGCGCGCTGCCCGACAACGTCATCCAGACCCTGCATGGCGACGCCGCCGGCCGGCTCTGGATAGGCACCAGCGCCAGCGGCCTGGTGCGCTACGAGCGCCACGAGGACCGCTTCGTGCGCTATCCGGTCGGGCCGCAAGGGCTCAGCCACGTCAGTGTGCGTGCGCTGATCGACGATGGCGCGGGCGGCCTGTGGGTGGGCACCGAGGGCGGGCTGGACCACCTGGACCCGGCCACCGGGCGGATTCAGCGTCTGCCCGCCCAGGACGCCACCGGCCTGCAGGGCCTGGGCGTGCGCGCCCTGCTGCTCGACCGCAAGGGCACGCTGTGGGTGGGCACGCAGCAGGGCCTGTTCCGCCGTGCCGCCGGGGCCGGTGGCTTTGTGCAAGTGCTGCTGGGCACGGCCGGTGGCGGCCAGCCCGAGGCGGTCAGCCTGTTCGAGGACAGCCGCGGCAATGTCTGGATCGGCAGTGCCCAGCATGGCGCCTTTGTCGCCGAGGCCGCGGGCCTGGAGGCGCGGCCGGTGCAGGAGTCTTCCTCGGCCACCGGGGATGTGCTGCGGGTGCAACCGGTGGTGTCCATCGTCGAGACGCGCCAGGGCGAGGTCTGGCTGGGCACGCTGGGCCAGGGCATTGTCTCGGTCGATCTGGCCACGCGCCTGACGCGGCGCATCCGCCACCAGGCGAACCTGCCGGTCAGCCTGGCCGACAACGCGGTGCGCGACCTTTACCGTGACCGCTCCGGCCTGATGTGGGTGGCCAGCAATCGCGGCCTGAGCCGCTACGACCCCAGCCAGGCGGCCATCCTGACGATGTTCGGCGCGCCGGCCTGCGAGGGCTTGCAGCGTTGCGGCGAAACCGCCGCCCAGGGCAGCACCGAGGTCAGCTGGATACTGCCCGCACCCGACGGCCGGGTCTGGATGGGCACGCACAAGCAGGGCGTGGTGATCGTCGATCCCGCCGGTGCACGGGTGGCCGCGCTGCGCCCCGACGCCGGCCGACCCGAGCATGCCTTGCCGCCCGACATCGTGCTGGCGCTGGAGCCCGGCCCGCGGGGCGTGGTCTTCATCGCCACCAAGCGTGGCCTGTACCGGGCCAGCGCCGATGGCCGCTCGGTCGAGCGGGTGCACCTCACCGGCCGCGACCCGACGGCGGCGACCTGGGCCCTGCTGGCCGATGGCGACACGCTGTGGGTCGGCGGCCAGACCGACGGCCTGTGGCGGCTGGACCTGCGCAGCGGCAAGGCCGTGGCGCCGCTGCAGAGCGCGGCTCAGCAGCTCACCGACCAGCGCGTGATCGTGCTCGCCCGCGGCGCTGCCGGCCAGCTCTGGGTGGGCACGCGCAATGGCCTGAACCGCTACGACACCGCCAGCGGCGTGGTCACCCGCATCGCCCCCGAACCGGGGCGGGCCCAGGGCCTGTCGGCCGGGTTCGTCACCGCCCTGTTCACCGACGCGCAGTCGCGGCTGTGGGTGGGCACCTACGGCGGCGGCATCAATATTCTCGAGAGCCTGGTCGATGGCGAGGCGCCGCGCTTTCGGCCGCTGGCCGTGGCCCAGGGCCTGCCCGACGACAGCGTCAATGCGCTGTTGACCGATGCCTCGGGCCAGATCTGGGTCAGCACCGACAACGGCCTGGCCACCGTCGATCCGCGCAGCCTGGCCGTGCGTTCGCTGAAGCGCGCCGAGGGCGTGGAGTTCCTGACCTACTGGACCGGTTCGGCCGCGCGCACCGCGCAGGGCGAGTTGCTGTTCGGCGGCGCCGGTGGCATGACCATTGTGCGGCCCGAGCGCCTTGCCGCCTGGACCTACCGCCCGCCAGTGCGGGTCACCGATCTGCGCATTGGCGGCCAGGCCCAGCCGGCCGGCCGCTATCTCGGCGCTGCGGGCCCGGCCACGCCGACGCCGCTGCCGGTGACGGCCCAGGCCAACAGCCTGGCGGTCGAATTCGCGGCCATGGACTACTCGGCGCCGGAGCGCAACCGCTATGCCTACCGGCTCGAAGGCTTCGAGTCGGCCTGGGTCGAGACCGATGCCACCCGCCGCCTGGCCGCCTACACCAATCTGCCGCCCGGGAACTATCGGCTGCTGCTGCGCGGCTCCAACCGCGATGGCAGCTGGAGTGAAACCCCGCTGGCCCTGCCGGTGCGGGTGCAGGCGGCCTGGCATCAGACGCTGTGGTTTCGCGCCGCGGCGCTGCTGATTGTGCTGATGGCCATGTTCGTGATCGTGCAGGTGCGCACGCGCTGGCTGCGGGCCCGCCAGCGCGAGCTGGAGGCGAAGGTCAGCGCCCGCACCGCCGAGCTGGAGCGGGTGTCCGAGGCGCTGCAGGAGAAGTCCCGGGTGCTGGAGCTGGCCAGCATCAGCGACCCGCTGACCGGCCTGTACAACAGGCGCTTCCTGGCCGAGCACATCGAACCCTCGATCGCTGCCAGCCTGCGCCGCGCCCGCGACAGCCGGCCCGACCATGCGGTGGATACCGACACGCTGTTCTTCCTGATCGACATCGACCACTTCAAGCGCGTCAACGACCTCTACGGCCATGCCGCCGGCGATGCGGTGCTGGTGCACTTCTGCCGGCGGCTGCAGGCAGTGATGCGGGCCTCGGACTATCTGGTGCGCTGGGGCGGCGAGGAGTTCCTGGCCGTGGCCCGCGACACCGACCGCGCCCGCGCCGAGGAACTGGCCGAGCGCATCCGCGCGGCCGTAGCCGAAGCGCCCTTTGTGCTGGACGACGGCCGTGCACTGTCGGTCAGCTGCTCGATCGGCTTTGCCTGCCTGCCCTTCGTGGCGCCCCATCCGCTGGCCCTGTGCTGGCAGGACGTGGTCAAGCTGGCCGACATGGCCTTGCTGGGCGCCAAGCGGGCAGGGCGCAACAGCTGGGTCGGCCTGGCCGCCGCGCCGCTGGCGCAGGCCGATTCGCTGCTGGCCCGGTTGCAGGTGGACCCGCAGCTGGCTCTGCGCAGCGGTGATCTGCTGATCGCCAGCAACCGGCCCTTGCCGGCCGTGCTGGAGGCCCTGGTGGCGCATGAGGGGCATGAGGGACATGCGCCCCATCCCGGCAGGGAGGCCGCCGCGGCCCAGACCTCGGGCAGTCTTTCCGGCCTCGACTGAAGCAGGCTTGATGCTGACTAAGACATAACCCCCTAAGTAGGGTGTGCGAAAGCGATACGAATCGATTGACCTGACCCCCCGTGCCCGATCAGCATTAGGCCCCGGCGTCGGATGAGCCGCCGCCTGCATCGGTCCACAACATGCTTTGCGCCAGCCCCGCGGGTCATGGCGAGCAAAGGGAGAGCCATGAAGATTTCGAACCTCATCTCGGCAGTCAGCCTTGCTGTGCTGTCGCTCGCCGCCGCCGGCCCCGCCAGCGCCGCCGCCAGCTACACGCTGACCGACCTCGGCACCCTGGGCGTGTCCGGCTCGGCCGGCACCTACAGCAAGGCCTTCGGCATCAATGCCGCAGGCCAGATCGTCGGCGCCAGTGGCACCGGTGGCGCCAAGCCCCGCGAACTCGGTTTCGTCTGGTCCGCCGGCAGCATGACGGCGCTGCCGTCGCTGGACGCCAACGGGGTCTACGGCAGCATCGCCTATGGCATCAATGCGGGCGGTACGGTGGTCGGTTCAGGTTACACCACGGACGGCGCCGCTTATCACGGCATCAGGTGGCAGGCCGCTCTGCCGGCCGATCTGGGCCAGGGCGGGGCCTTCAGTGCTGCTGCGGCCATCAATACGGCGGGCACCGTCGTCGGCTCGGATAACAACCAGGCCACGCAGTGGAAGAACGGCGTCAAGACCACGCTGACCGGCCTGGGCGGCAGCAACAGCAATGCCTACGGCATCAATGACCTGGGCCAGGTGGCCGGCGAAAGCCTGCTGGCGGGCAATCTGGCGTCGCATGCCGTCTTGTGGACCAATGGCGTGGCCAGTGATCTGGGTACCCTGGCCGGCGGCAGCTACAGCGCGGCCTCGGGCCTGAATGCGCTGGGCCACGCCGTGGGCTATGGCGACAAGAACAACGATCAGAACTACACCGTTGCCGTGCTGTGGAAGAACGGCCAGGCGATCGACCTGGGCACCCTGGGTGGCTCGGCAAGCTCGGCGCTGGCCATCAACAGTGCCGACCAGATCGTCGGCAGCGCCTGGACGTCCGGCAATACTTTCGAGCATGCGACGCTGTGGTCCGGCAACAGCCTGCTGGACCTGAACACGGCCGTGGCAGGTGGCCTGGGCAGTTTCGCCTACCTCGAGTCGGCCACGGCCCTGAACGATGCCGGCCAGATCGTCGGCTACGGCAGGCTGGCGAACGGCAGCACCCGGGCCTTTCTGCTGACCCCGGTGCCCGAACCCGAAACCTATGCACTGATGCTGGCCGGCCTGGGCCTGCTGAGCCTGGTGGCGCGCCGCCGGCGCGGTTGAGCGCAAGCCCTCGGAGCGCCTCCTGCCGGAGGTTCCGAGGGGTCTTTGCCCCGAGTCAACGACAATCGGGGCATGGCAGTCCTCTCAATCACCAATGCGCATCTTGCTTTCGGCCACGTGGCCCTGCTGGATGGCGCTTCGTTCTCGCTGGAAGTTGGCGAGCGTGTCGGCCTCATTGGCCGCAA
It contains:
- a CDS encoding SlyX family protein; protein product: MNASQDIEKRLTELEIKASFSEDLLDQLNQIIVRQQQQIDLLMREIARLGQQGAPGDGPTARSLRDELPPHY
- a CDS encoding PEP-CTERM sorting domain-containing protein; protein product: MKISNLISAVSLAVLSLAAAGPASAAASYTLTDLGTLGVSGSAGTYSKAFGINAAGQIVGASGTGGAKPRELGFVWSAGSMTALPSLDANGVYGSIAYGINAGGTVVGSGYTTDGAAYHGIRWQAALPADLGQGGAFSAAAAINTAGTVVGSDNNQATQWKNGVKTTLTGLGGSNSNAYGINDLGQVAGESLLAGNLASHAVLWTNGVASDLGTLAGGSYSAASGLNALGHAVGYGDKNNDQNYTVAVLWKNGQAIDLGTLGGSASSALAINSADQIVGSAWTSGNTFEHATLWSGNSLLDLNTAVAGGLGSFAYLESATALNDAGQIVGYGRLANGSTRAFLLTPVPEPETYALMLAGLGLLSLVARRRRG
- the fghA gene encoding S-formylglutathione hydrolase codes for the protein MPFEAPELLSEHACFGGVQRFYRHHSREIGLPMRFGLFLPPQALELGAKPGPLLVFLAGLTCNEETFAIKAGAQALAAELGLALLTPDTSPRGANLAGEAESWDFGVGAGFYLDATAEPWSRHWRMESYLLRELLPQVQGEFGLDARRTGIFGHSMGGHGALTLALRHPGVFASLSAFAPIAAPMQCPWGQKAFMGYLGQDRCSWSRHDASELMRNQNRAPYPGGILIHQGLADKFLAEQLHPERFESACAAVDQPLLLRRVAGYDHGYYFIASFMAQHLRHHAEQLNQAPG
- a CDS encoding fumarylacetoacetate hydrolase family protein, yielding MDRRSLLETSATLGLGALAGCALPGQASSAAKTPFNVPGTTIPIAGSELVFPVRRIYCIGRNYAAHAREMGSDPTREPPFFFQKPTDAIQNVAPGTVADHPYPPLTKNYHYEVELVAALHRGGRNIPAAEALACVYGYALGLDMTRRDLQRAMGDEKKPWEIGKSFDRSAPIGPLHRLEQTGHFSAGAIWLKVNGQLKQNADLKQMIWNVAEQIAKLSEAFELMPGDIIYSGTPENVGPVVRGDVIDCHIDGLPNLSVKIT
- a CDS encoding two-component regulator propeller domain-containing protein translates to MAPNFPEPARYRPALARLVRAVPVLLALLLPLPDVQAARPAVAEPAQQRWSALTELSFRHLRQEQGLPNEIATAVTEDGDGFLWVGTLGGLARWDGYRFKVFKVDGRNPGALPDNVIQTLHGDAAGRLWIGTSASGLVRYERHEDRFVRYPVGPQGLSHVSVRALIDDGAGGLWVGTEGGLDHLDPATGRIQRLPAQDATGLQGLGVRALLLDRKGTLWVGTQQGLFRRAAGAGGFVQVLLGTAGGGQPEAVSLFEDSRGNVWIGSAQHGAFVAEAAGLEARPVQESSSATGDVLRVQPVVSIVETRQGEVWLGTLGQGIVSVDLATRLTRRIRHQANLPVSLADNAVRDLYRDRSGLMWVASNRGLSRYDPSQAAILTMFGAPACEGLQRCGETAAQGSTEVSWILPAPDGRVWMGTHKQGVVIVDPAGARVAALRPDAGRPEHALPPDIVLALEPGPRGVVFIATKRGLYRASADGRSVERVHLTGRDPTAATWALLADGDTLWVGGQTDGLWRLDLRSGKAVAPLQSAAQQLTDQRVIVLARGAAGQLWVGTRNGLNRYDTASGVVTRIAPEPGRAQGLSAGFVTALFTDAQSRLWVGTYGGGINILESLVDGEAPRFRPLAVAQGLPDDSVNALLTDASGQIWVSTDNGLATVDPRSLAVRSLKRAEGVEFLTYWTGSAARTAQGELLFGGAGGMTIVRPERLAAWTYRPPVRVTDLRIGGQAQPAGRYLGAAGPATPTPLPVTAQANSLAVEFAAMDYSAPERNRYAYRLEGFESAWVETDATRRLAAYTNLPPGNYRLLLRGSNRDGSWSETPLALPVRVQAAWHQTLWFRAAALLIVLMAMFVIVQVRTRWLRARQRELEAKVSARTAELERVSEALQEKSRVLELASISDPLTGLYNRRFLAEHIEPSIAASLRRARDSRPDHAVDTDTLFFLIDIDHFKRVNDLYGHAAGDAVLVHFCRRLQAVMRASDYLVRWGGEEFLAVARDTDRARAEELAERIRAAVAEAPFVLDDGRALSVSCSIGFACLPFVAPHPLALCWQDVVKLADMALLGAKRAGRNSWVGLAAAPLAQADSLLARLQVDPQLALRSGDLLIASNRPLPAVLEALVAHEGHEGHAPHPGREAAAAQTSGSLSGLD